One genomic region from Leptolyngbyaceae cyanobacterium JSC-12 encodes:
- a CDS encoding putative glycosyltransferase (IMG reference gene:2510095260~PFAM: Glycosyl transferase family 2), which produces MSSALFKKFSKLYQAWRERGTRGFIHFVYARLEARFRKRLTYQQWMARQRWSPAQIARARQEIAEWEFRPKFSVILPVYNVEEQWLKKAIESVIHQIYPDWELCIADDASTASHIKPLLTYYSNLDSRIKVVFREENGNIVAASNSALELATGDYIALLDHDDELAIAALYENAKLINQHPDADFIYSDEDKINTAGKRTDPFFKPDWSPDYFHACMYTCHLGVYRTRLIREIGGFRPGFDGSQDYDLVLRVVEKTRNIYHIPKILYHWRVIPASVTSSHEAKPWAYEAARRALEEMVTRSPYPGRVEAGPREGFFRVRREILGNPRISIVIPSGGATLKTPTGTICLLEQCIRSIRDRSTYRNFEIVLVDGYDVPDLVLDVVKGNDLKLVRCADPFNFSQRINLGAQAATGDILLLLNDDVEVLTPDWLESMLEFAQQAEIGAVGAKLFFADGRIQHVGVMVLNGNAGHAFREAEGDHPGYFLSNLVNRNYLVITAACLMIRRQVFFELGGMDETFPLNYNDVDLCLKAHQAGYRNVVTPYAQLVHYESVSRAPGLRPKEWEYLNTKWKGYFESLQYCDPYYNPNLTAHNGVMFEL; this is translated from the coding sequence GTGTCTTCCGCTTTGTTTAAGAAGTTTAGCAAACTGTATCAGGCTTGGCGTGAACGTGGAACACGAGGATTCATTCACTTTGTCTATGCCCGGTTAGAGGCTCGCTTTCGCAAGCGGCTCACTTATCAGCAGTGGATGGCACGGCAGAGGTGGAGCCCTGCTCAGATTGCCCGGGCAAGGCAAGAAATTGCAGAGTGGGAGTTCCGTCCCAAATTTTCCGTTATTCTTCCGGTATATAACGTGGAAGAACAATGGCTCAAGAAAGCGATTGAGTCAGTTATTCACCAAATCTATCCTGATTGGGAACTGTGTATCGCTGATGATGCTTCGACCGCTTCCCATATCAAACCTTTACTAACCTATTACAGCAACCTCGACTCTCGGATTAAGGTTGTGTTTCGGGAAGAAAATGGCAACATCGTCGCTGCCAGCAATTCTGCGCTGGAACTGGCGACGGGAGATTATATTGCCCTATTGGATCATGATGATGAACTGGCGATCGCAGCGTTGTACGAAAACGCCAAGCTGATTAATCAACATCCCGATGCCGATTTCATCTACAGCGATGAAGACAAAATTAACACTGCAGGCAAACGCACTGACCCGTTCTTCAAACCCGATTGGTCACCCGATTATTTTCACGCCTGCATGTATACCTGTCACCTGGGGGTATATCGCACTCGCTTAATTCGTGAAATTGGTGGATTTCGTCCAGGGTTTGATGGCTCTCAAGATTACGATCTGGTGCTGCGGGTCGTGGAGAAAACACGGAACATCTACCACATTCCCAAAATTCTCTATCACTGGCGGGTGATTCCAGCATCGGTGACTTCCAGCCATGAAGCGAAACCGTGGGCGTATGAAGCAGCACGGCGAGCCTTGGAGGAAATGGTGACACGCAGCCCTTATCCAGGGCGAGTGGAGGCGGGTCCGCGAGAGGGTTTTTTTCGAGTGCGGCGGGAGATTCTTGGCAATCCGCGGATCAGCATTGTGATTCCTAGTGGTGGCGCAACCCTGAAAACACCCACTGGAACCATTTGTTTACTAGAGCAGTGTATTCGTAGTATTCGCGATCGCAGCACCTACCGTAATTTTGAAATTGTGCTGGTGGATGGCTATGACGTGCCCGATTTAGTTTTAGATGTTGTAAAAGGGAATGACTTAAAACTGGTGCGCTGTGCCGACCCCTTCAATTTTTCCCAACGCATCAATTTAGGTGCCCAGGCAGCGACCGGAGACATTCTCTTATTACTCAATGATGATGTGGAAGTACTTACCCCCGACTGGTTAGAGTCCATGCTGGAGTTTGCTCAACAAGCCGAAATTGGAGCGGTGGGAGCCAAACTGTTCTTTGCTGATGGCAGAATTCAGCATGTAGGCGTGATGGTGCTCAATGGCAATGCCGGACACGCTTTTCGAGAAGCAGAGGGAGATCACCCCGGTTATTTTCTCTCCAATCTAGTCAATCGCAATTACCTGGTGATCACTGCAGCTTGCTTGATGATACGGCGGCAGGTGTTTTTTGAACTGGGCGGCATGGACGAAACATTTCCCCTCAACTATAACGATGTGGATCTATGCTTGAAGGCACACCAAGCAGGTTATCGCAATGTGGTAACGCCCTACGCCCAACTGGTGCATTACGAATCAGTCAGCCGTGCTCCGGGACTACGTCCTAAAGAGTGGGAATACTTGAATACCAAATGGAAAGGCTATTTTGAAAGTCTGCAATATTGCGATCCTTACTACAACCCTAATCTCACAGCCCACAATGGTGTGATGTTTGAATTATAA
- a CDS encoding glycosyl transferase (IMG reference gene:2510095261~PFAM: Glycosyl transferase family 2; overlaps another CDS with the same product name) produces the protein MSLFSPTVSVIMPCYNQGQFIDEAVDSVLAQTFSDFEIIVINDGSTDPATTQLLQAYEKPKLVVLHTENSGPASARNQGIARSQGRYILPLDADDRIAPTFLEKAVPILEADPNVGIVYSQAELFGSRDGRFDLPTYSFPEILLGNMIFNTSLYRKADWEKVGGYQENMVWGWEDYDFWLSLIELGRDVVQISEVLYFHREVPNSRSQQMTQDHWVKSYTQIFKNHLALYSDHIEVLFQHLIDLRNDAQTAHQKLHQTELRMLAIADTVQSSCWWRTQHRWNKLRKWLGSNVEPVDPLIAAE, from the coding sequence ATGAGTTTGTTCTCTCCTACTGTTTCAGTCATTATGCCCTGTTATAACCAGGGGCAATTTATTGATGAGGCTGTGGATAGTGTGCTGGCTCAGACATTTTCGGATTTTGAGATCATTGTTATCAACGACGGTTCTACTGATCCAGCAACAACCCAGCTCCTACAAGCTTACGAAAAGCCCAAGCTTGTAGTTTTGCATACGGAAAATTCGGGTCCTGCATCTGCCCGCAATCAGGGCATTGCCCGATCGCAGGGGCGATATATCCTTCCTCTTGATGCAGACGATCGCATTGCACCCACCTTCCTCGAAAAAGCAGTTCCCATCCTAGAGGCTGACCCAAATGTAGGGATTGTTTACTCTCAAGCAGAACTATTTGGCAGTCGAGATGGACGTTTTGATTTACCAACTTATAGTTTTCCTGAAATCTTGCTGGGCAATATGATCTTTAATACCAGCCTGTATCGCAAAGCCGACTGGGAAAAAGTGGGAGGCTACCAGGAAAATATGGTTTGGGGCTGGGAGGATTACGATTTTTGGCTATCGCTCATCGAACTGGGGCGGGATGTGGTGCAAATCTCAGAGGTGTTGTATTTCCATCGAGAAGTGCCTAATTCTCGCAGTCAGCAAATGACGCAAGATCATTGGGTGAAAAGTTACACCCAAATCTTTAAAAATCACCTAGCGCTTTACAGTGATCACATTGAAGTGCTGTTTCAGCATTTAATTGACCTGAGGAATGATGCCCAAACAGCTCACCAGAAGTTGCATCAGACTGAGTTGCGGATGCTGGCAATCGCGGATACGGTGCAAAGTAGTTGCTGGTGGCGAACACAGCATCGCTGGAACAAACTCCGCAAATGGCTTGGTTCTAATGTTGAACCTGTTGATCCCTTGATTGCGGCTGAGTAG
- a CDS encoding glycosyl transferase (IMG reference gene:2510095262~PFAM: Glycosyl transferase family 2; overlaps another CDS with the same product name) — protein sequence MNPSPAVTQTQHRIVVVMPAYNAAKTLKTTYDDLPHDTVDSVILVDDGSRDDTIYIAQQLGLKVFAHKWNLGYGGNQKTCYLEALKDGASIIVMVHPDYQYDPTLLPELVRPIQEGRYDVVFGSRMKGISAFKQGMPWWKYISNVFLTWLENKVFGLELSEFHTGYRAYSREALEAVNFLANSDKFIFDQEIVAQFVAGGFRIGDVHVPTRYFPEASSLSFVGSVIYGLGILGLLFRYSLHKVGIVTSAQFICHPLRYRSTDSMASPEANPKTI from the coding sequence ATGAACCCTAGTCCTGCGGTTACTCAAACCCAACATCGAATCGTGGTAGTAATGCCTGCCTACAATGCAGCCAAAACCCTCAAAACCACCTACGATGATTTACCACACGACACCGTAGATAGTGTGATTTTGGTCGATGATGGTAGTCGCGATGATACTATCTACATTGCGCAACAGCTTGGCTTAAAGGTGTTTGCGCACAAGTGGAACCTGGGATACGGGGGCAACCAAAAAACCTGCTATCTGGAAGCCCTGAAAGATGGAGCATCCATTATTGTTATGGTGCACCCCGACTATCAATACGATCCTACGCTGCTGCCAGAACTCGTCCGTCCCATCCAGGAAGGTCGGTATGATGTGGTTTTTGGCTCACGGATGAAAGGTATATCGGCATTCAAACAAGGGATGCCTTGGTGGAAATATATCTCCAACGTCTTCTTAACCTGGCTGGAGAATAAAGTGTTTGGGCTGGAGTTGTCCGAATTTCACACAGGTTATCGGGCATACAGTCGAGAAGCGCTAGAAGCCGTGAACTTCCTGGCGAATTCTGACAAATTTATTTTTGACCAGGAAATCGTGGCGCAGTTCGTAGCGGGTGGCTTCCGAATTGGAGATGTGCATGTGCCAACCCGATACTTCCCAGAAGCTTCTAGCCTGAGCTTTGTCGGGAGTGTGATTTATGGATTGGGAATTCTGGGCTTACTATTTCGCTACTCCCTGCATAAGGTAGGAATTGTGACAAGCGCCCAGTTTATTTGTCACCCATTACGATACCGCTCTACAGACAGCATGGCATCGCCTGAAGCAAACCCCAAAACAATATGA